A window from Candidatus Coatesbacteria bacterium encodes these proteins:
- a CDS encoding calcium/sodium antiporter, with protein sequence MAYWLSIVLGLAALVVGAELLVRGAKRLALGFGLSPVVIGLTLVAYGTSMPELSVSAQAALAGEGAIALANVTGSNIANLALIAGLVALVRPVKVEHVLLRRELPLLLGLGLVFSLLLLDANLARWEGLLLLGGGAAFTFWSLRGARGEGWERPQRQRLTPREWIVYPALVLIGIAGLWWGGGRLVDGAVALADRLGMSTRLIGLSIVAVGTSLPELATSLIAQLRGESDIALGNLVGSNIFNLTVVLGTASTLAPVGVEGGSSLWLDLGAVILAAVLLWPFASSKLTLERWEGCILLAAYAAYIYFSITLG encoded by the coding sequence ATGGCTTACTGGTTGAGCATCGTCCTCGGTCTGGCGGCTCTCGTCGTCGGGGCGGAGTTGCTGGTTCGCGGCGCCAAGCGTCTCGCCCTGGGTTTCGGGCTCTCTCCCGTCGTGATCGGGTTGACACTGGTGGCCTACGGCACCAGCATGCCCGAGCTGTCGGTCAGCGCTCAGGCGGCCCTGGCCGGTGAAGGCGCCATCGCACTGGCCAACGTCACCGGCTCCAACATCGCCAACCTGGCCCTGATCGCCGGGCTGGTCGCCCTGGTCCGCCCCGTCAAGGTCGAGCACGTCCTGCTGCGGCGCGAACTGCCCCTGCTGCTAGGGTTGGGACTCGTCTTCTCCCTCCTGCTCCTCGACGCGAACCTGGCGCGCTGGGAGGGATTGCTGCTCCTGGGCGGCGGAGCGGCCTTCACCTTCTGGAGCCTGCGGGGCGCCCGGGGGGAGGGTTGGGAAAGGCCGCAGCGTCAACGCCTGACCCCCCGGGAGTGGATCGTCTATCCGGCCCTGGTGCTGATCGGGATCGCCGGACTGTGGTGGGGCGGGGGGCGACTGGTAGACGGCGCCGTCGCGCTGGCCGACCGTTTGGGCATGTCCACCCGCCTGATCGGCTTGAGCATCGTCGCCGTCGGCACCTCGCTGCCCGAGCTGGCCACCTCCCTGATCGCCCAACTGCGCGGCGAGTCGGACATCGCCTTGGGCAACCTCGTCGGCTCGAACATCTTCAACCTGACTGTGGTGCTGGGTACCGCGTCAACGCTGGCTCCGGTCGGCGTGGAAGGCGGATCGAGCCTATGGTTGGACCTGGGAGCCGTCATCCTGGCGGCCGTCCTGCTCTGGCCCTTCGCCTCGAGCAAGCTGACCCTGGAGCGCTGGGAGGGGTGTATCCTGCTGGCGGCCTACGCAGCCTACATCTACTTCAGTATAACGCTGGGGTGA
- a CDS encoding DUF3467 domain-containing protein, producing MPDKPEDKPRRMRVELPDNVAAGNYTNAAHIAVTPAEFIIDFARALPGVKKIKVHSRMILPPLAAKALAKRLEQAVAGYEKKFGEIKQPGGRRPPFDFGSFDGDPSVN from the coding sequence ATGCCGGACAAACCCGAGGACAAGCCCCGCCGGATGCGCGTCGAGCTGCCCGATAACGTCGCCGCGGGCAACTACACCAACGCCGCTCACATCGCCGTCACCCCGGCCGAGTTCATCATCGACTTCGCCCGGGCCCTGCCCGGGGTCAAGAAGATCAAGGTCCACAGCCGGATGATCCTGCCGCCCCTGGCCGCCAAGGCGCTGGCCAAGCGTCTCGAGCAGGCCGTGGCCGGTTACGAGAAGAAGTTCGGCGAGATCAAGCAGCCCGGCGGCCGCCGACCGCCCTTCGATTTCGGTTCCTTCGACGGCGATCCCAGCGTCAACTAA